Proteins encoded by one window of Rouxiella chamberiensis:
- the galM gene encoding galactose-1-epimerase has product MLIATDTHRAPDGAPFQLVTLKNPAGATATFMDWGATWLSFVLPLADGEKRELLLGCQSPEAYPEQTAYLGATVGRYANRIARAQFQIDCKPHLLVANQGVHQLHGGPEGFNARRWKILNHSDQKVTFQLVSPDGDQGFPGELTAEVHYVLTNDNRLEISYKAQVNKLCPVNLTNHAYFNLDGEGHDVRKHKLQLFAERFLPVDSDGIPCADLTSVQQTGMDFRKPKTLAQDFLSDRDQQRVKGYDHAYLLYATCNASENAAAHLWSADEKVKMSVFTSAPALQLYSGNFLNGTPNRSGGHYANYSGVALESEFLPDSPNHSTWPQPSCWLKPGQTYRASTVYQFFAL; this is encoded by the coding sequence ATGCTAATCGCCACGGACACCCATCGCGCGCCTGATGGTGCGCCTTTTCAACTGGTTACGCTAAAAAACCCTGCGGGTGCCACAGCTACCTTTATGGACTGGGGTGCCACCTGGCTCTCCTTTGTTCTGCCGCTGGCAGACGGGGAAAAACGCGAGCTGCTGCTGGGCTGCCAATCGCCCGAAGCGTATCCCGAGCAGACCGCCTATCTGGGCGCAACGGTCGGACGCTATGCCAACCGCATTGCCCGTGCCCAATTTCAGATAGACTGCAAGCCGCATCTGCTGGTCGCCAATCAGGGCGTTCACCAGCTGCACGGCGGTCCGGAAGGATTTAACGCGCGGCGCTGGAAAATCCTTAACCACAGCGACCAGAAAGTCACGTTTCAGCTGGTGTCGCCGGATGGCGATCAAGGTTTTCCAGGTGAACTGACGGCGGAAGTGCATTATGTACTGACCAACGACAATCGTCTGGAAATCAGCTACAAGGCGCAGGTGAACAAGCTGTGTCCGGTGAATCTGACCAACCATGCCTATTTCAATCTGGATGGTGAAGGTCATGATGTGCGCAAACACAAGTTACAGCTGTTTGCGGAGCGTTTCCTGCCGGTCGACAGCGACGGGATCCCGTGCGCCGATCTAACATCCGTGCAGCAAACCGGCATGGATTTTCGCAAGCCAAAAACGCTGGCGCAGGATTTTCTGAGCGATCGCGATCAGCAGCGGGTGAAAGGTTACGACCACGCCTATCTGCTTTACGCGACCTGCAACGCCAGTGAAAATGCCGCCGCGCATCTTTGGTCTGCGGATGAAAAAGTGAAGATGTCGGTATTTACTTCAGCACCGGCATTGCAGCTCTACAGCGGTAATTTCCTCAATGGCACGCCGAATCGCAGTGGCGGGCATTATGCCAACTACAGCGGTGTGGCGCTGGAGAGTGAATTCCTGCCGGACAGCCCGAATCACTCGACGTGGCCGCAGCCAAGCTGCTGGCTGAAACCGGGGCAAACCTATCGCGCCTCGACGGTGTATCAGTTCTTCGCGCTGTAA